In one window of Carassius auratus strain Wakin chromosome 28, ASM336829v1, whole genome shotgun sequence DNA:
- the hmox1a gene encoding heme oxygenase 1a gives MESMKSTAAGSDLSEQIKAATKDSHVRAENTQLMLNYQKGQITQTQYKLLLCSLYEIYRALEEELDRNASHPAVQPIYFPQELARLESLERDLEHFFGPHWRTRVTVPAATHRYTQRLREIGNNSPGLLVAHAYTRYLGDLSGGQVLGKITQKSLGLSGNKGAQFFWFPGVTSPNRFKQMYRSRMNSIELTEQQRQDLLDEATTAFELNIEVFDDLQKMLSITGEASSDKGNEAKSKRFSSSPVLQFALGVGLTLATVGMGVYAF, from the exons atggaATCCATGAAAAGCACGGCCGCTGGCAG TGATCTGTCTGAGCAAATAAAAGCAGCCACCAAAGACAGTCATGTCAGAGCTGAGAACACACAGCTGATGCTCAACTACCAGAAAGGACAGATCACACAAACACAGTACAAG CTCCTGCTGTGTTCTCTGTATGAGATCTACCGAGCACTCGAGGAAGAGCTGGACAGGAACGCCTCTCATCCCGCGGTCCAGCCCATCTACTTCCCTCAGGAGCTGGCCAGACTGGAGTCTCTGGAGCGGGACCTGGAGCACTTCTTCGGACCCCACTGGAGGACGAGAGTAACTGTGCCTGCCGCCACTCACAGATACACCCAGAGACTGAGAGAG ATTGGCAACAACAGCCCGGGTCTTCTGGTGGCACATGCATATACGCGCTATCTTGGTGATTTGTCAGGAGGACAAGTGCTGGGCAAAATCACCCAGAAGTCTTTGGGACTGAGTGGCAACAAGGGAGCTCAGTTCTTCTGGTTTCCTGGAGTGACGAGCCCCAACAGATTCAAGCAGATGTACAGGAGCAGAATGAACAGCATTGAGTTAACAGAGCAGCAGAGACAGGACCTGCTGGACGAGGCCACCACGGCTTTTGAGCTCAACATCGAG GTTTTTGATGATCTTCAGAAGATGCTGAGCATCACGGGGGAAGCTTCAA gTGACAAAGGGAATGAGGCCAAGTCAAAACGCTTCTCCAGCTCTCCAGTGCTACAGTTCGCTCTGGGTGTGGGACTCACTTTGGCAACTGTTGGAATGGGAGTTTATGCTTTTTAA
- the foxred2 gene encoding FAD-dependent oxidoreductase domain-containing protein 2, whose product MSVIQPLLRLLCVLSLVLGGSGSGSGLHGHNSSVSHEYCVLGAGPAGLQMGYFLSRSQRDYIILERNTGPGSFFQIYPRHRKLISINKIYTGRRNKEFNLRHDWNSLLSDRPDLLFQRISQELYPSADDFPRYLSMFVKELGLKVKYGADIGRIKASDSNGNQGYILTDQNGVSYQCSVLLVSTGLWVPQQVDFLGSDLVEGYESIPTDPEEFKDQAVLILGKGNSAFETAQSILGRASRIHLYSPSPVRLAWQTHYVGDLRAVNNELLDTYQLKSLDGLVEGRLEDIAIVRREKDGGRRRKAKKRSQTSKEGKEQLYLTLTELLDQNGNNISKVTGQNLPGFHTDNFSLRQPYDRVIRCLGFRFNFSIFDGSARPAQSSGARGRLPGVTAWYEGRGTPNMFVLGTAAHSRDYRMSAGGFIHGFRYTVRAVHKILEQRYHNIAWPATKLPLSQLQSWILRRVNEASGPYQMFGVLGDIILLRGSYCEYLEEFPLQALPQLSALSGRPLTDHGLLVLVMQYGLNRTDTLGPGRAESEWTKAWRSNFLHPVLYYYNSLPTEKDMRQRPVGWPLPRPEAVHHMVEDFLTEWDQPISHSQPLRRFLEHCLQTDLRPFYAESCFLLSLTSRTPPLFCRQGYLRKRGIVGNSHLRQHAREAGLMADHQGDVTPGDDTSVSEYLKHAGAAVVSTMNFDL is encoded by the exons ATGAGTGTGATTCAGCCTCTCCTCAGGCTCCTGTGTGTCCTGTCCCTGGTCCTGGGCGGTTCTGGCTCTGGTTCTGGTCTTCATGGCCACAACAGCAGCGTGAGCCATGAGTACTGTGTGCTGGGGGCTGGACCTGCAGGGCTCCAGATGGGCTACTTTCTGTCCCGGAGTCAGAGAGATTACATCATCCTAGAGCGAAACACAGGACCAGGCAGCTTCTTTCAAAT ATATCCTCGCCACAGAAAGCTCATCAGCATTAACAAAATATACACCGGGCGGAGGAACAAGGAATTCAACTTGCGTCATGATTGGAACTCGCTGTTGAGTGACCGGCCCGACCTCCTGTTTCAGCGGATAAGCCAGGAGCTTTATCCCAGTGCCGATGACTTCCCCCGTTACCTCTCTATGTTTGTGAAGGAGCTGGGGCTGAAGGTTAAATATGGAGCTGATATAGGGAGAATCAAAGCTTCAGATTCCAATGGAAACCAAGGCTACATTCTGACCGATCAGAATGGTGTCAGCTATCAGTGCAG TGTCCTGTTGGTGTCCACTGGTCTTTGGGTTCCTCAGCAGGTGGATTTTCTTGGCTCTGATCTGGTGGAGGGTTACGAGTCTATTCCCACTGATCCCGAGGAGTTTAAAGACCAGGCTGTGTTAATCCTGGGCAAAGGAAACTCCGCCTTTGAGACGGCGCAGAGCATCTTGGGTAGAGCGAGCCGGATTCACTTATATAGTCCCAGCCCCGTGCGACTTGCATGGCAGACACACTATGTTGGGGACCTCAG GGCTGTAAACAATGAGCTGTTAGACACGTACCAGCTGAAATCTCTTGACGGTCTCGTAGAGGGAAGACTGGAGGATATTGCCATCGTCCGTAGAGAAAAAGATGGAGGGAGGAGAAGAAAAGCAAAGAAGAGAAGTCAAACATCAAAGGAGGGAAAGGAGCAGCTGTATTTAACTCTTACTGAACTACTTGACCAGAATGGCAACAACATTTCAAAGGTCACCGGGCAAAATCTGCCAGGTTTCCACACAGATAACTTCTCACTTAGACAGCCGTATGATCGGGTGATCCGATGCCTGGGTTTTCGCTTCAACTTCTCCATTTTTGATGG ATCTGCACGGCCGGCCCAAAGCAGCGGTGCCCGAGGCCGGTTGCCAGGAGTAACAGCCTGGTACGAAGGTAGAGGGACGCCCAACATGTTTGTCCTGGGTACAGCAGCCCACTCCAGAGATTATCGCATGTCTGCTGGTGGGTTTATTCACGGATTCCGCTACACTG TGCGTGCTGTTCATAAAATCCTGGAGCAGCGCTACCATAACATTGCCTGGCCTGCTACAAAATTACCCCTCAGTCAGCTGCAGTCCTGGATTCTGAGGAGAGTGAATGAAGCCTCTGGACCGTACCAGATGTTCGGGGTTCTTGGGGACATTATTCTACTGCGAGG ATCTTACTGTGAATATCTGGAGGAGTTTCCTCTGCAGGCCCTGCCCCAGCTGTCTGCTCTATCTGGACGGCCCCTTACAGATCATGGTCTTCTGGTCTTGGTCATGCAGTATGGTCTGAACCGGACTGATACACTAGGACCAGGTCGAGCTGAATCTGAATGGACCAAAGCCTGGAGGTCCAACTTCCTCCATCCGGTCCTGTACTACTACAACTCACTACCCACAG AGAAAGATATGAGGCAGCGTCCAGTTGGCTGGCCACTACCACGACCTGAGGCTGTTCATCACATGGTGGAGGACTTCTTAACTGAATGGGATCAGCCCATTTCACACAGCCAACCTCTCCGACGCTTCCTCGAGCACTGCCTCCAAACTGACCTCAGGCCCTTTTATGCTG AGTCCTGTTTCCTTCTGTCCCTCACCAGTCGTACTCCACCCCTCTTCTGCCGTCAAGGTTATTTAAGAAAGCGGGGCATTGTGGGAAACAGCCACCTGAGGCAACATGCCCGTGAGGCAGGACTCATGGCAGATCATCAGGGAGATGTTACACCTGGCGATGATACATCAGTATCTGAATACCTAAAACATGCTGGTGCCGCAGTCGTTTCAACTATGAACTTTGACCTTTGA
- the mcm5 gene encoding DNA replication licensing factor MCM5 produces MSGFDDPGVYYSDSFGGGEGIGDEGVVKRSQIKKKFREFLRQFRVGTDRTGFTYKYRDELKRHYTLGEYWIEVEMEDLASFDEDLSDCLYKMPSENLPLLEEAAQEVADEVTRPRPLGEEIVQDIQVMLKSDAHPASIRNLKSEQVSRLVKIPGIIISSTGVRAKATKVCLQCRGCRAVISSIPLPPGLQGYALPRKCNTEQAGRVKCPVDPYFIIPDKCVCVDFQTLRLQEAPDAVPHGEMPRHMQLYCDRYLCDRVVPGNRVTVMGIYSIKKVAQTKAKGRDKSAGVGIRSVYLRVVGIEVDTEGAGRGAPGSVSPQEEEELRALASSPSVYDSLARSLAPSIYGSDDLKKAIACLLFGGSRKRLPDGLTRRGDINLLMLGDPGTAKSQLLKFVERCSPIGVYTSGKGSSAAGLTASVLRDPHTRGFVMEGGAMVLADGGVVCIDEFDKMREDDRVAIHEAMEQQTISIAKAGITTTLNSRCSVLAAANSVFGRWDDTKGEDNIDFMPTILSRFDMIFIIKDHHDQQRDMTLARHVMNVHLSAQTQMEGVEGEITLATLKKYVAYCRAKCGPRLSAAAAEKLKNRYVVMRSGAKEHERETDKRVSIPITVRQLEAVVRIAESLAKMKLQPIAGEEEVDEALRLFQVSTLDAAMSGSLSGVEGFTTPADQELISRIEKQLKRRFAIGSQVSEHSIIQDFTKQKYPEHAIHKVLHLMMRRGEVQHRMQRKVLYRVK; encoded by the exons ATGTCGGGGTTTGATGATCCAGGAGTTTATTACAGTGACAGTTTTGGAGGAGGTGAAGGCATTGGGGATGAGGGGGTCGTGAAACGCAGCCAGATCAAAAAGAAGTTCCGTGAGTTTTTGAGACAATTCAGAGTCGGCACCGATCGCACCGGATTCACCTACAAATACAG AGATGAACTCAAGAGGCATTATACTTTGGGAGAGTACTGGATCGAGGTGGAAATGGAGGATCTGGCCAGTTTTGATGAAGATCTGTCAGACTGTCTGTACAAAATGCCTTCTGAGAACCTGCCTTTG TTGGAGGAGGCGGCGCAGGAAGTGGCTGATGAGGTCACACGCCCACGGCCACTAGGAGAAGAGATTGTGCAGGACATTCAGGTCATGCTGAAGAGTGATGCCCACCCAGCCTCCATCCGTAACCTGAAA TCGGAGCAGGTGTCTCGTCTCGTGAAGATCCCCGGTATTATCATATCCTCTACGGGTGTGAGGGCCAAAGCCACCAAAGTGTGTCTGCAGTGCCGCGGATGCAGAGCGGTCATCAGCAGCATCCCTCTGCCCCCGGGGCTGCAGGGTTACGCTCTGCCCCGCAAGTGCAACAC TGAGCAGGCGGGCCGTGTCAAGTGCCCCGTGGATCCGTATTTCATTATTCcggacaaatgtgtgtgtgtggacttccAGACTCTACGTCTGCAGGAAGCTCCTGATGCTGTTCCTCACGGAGAGATGCCACGACACATGCAGCTCTACTGCGACAG GTACTTGTGCGACCGTGTAGTACCAGGAAACAGAGTGACTGTGATGGGCATCTACTCCATCAAGAAGGTGGCGCAGACCAAGGCCAAAGGTCGTGATAAGAGCGCAGGAGTGGGCATCCGGTCCGTGTACCTGCGTGTTGTCGGCATTGAAGTGGATACTGAAGGAGCAG GCCGTGGAGCCCCTGGTTCAGTGTCTCCTCAGGAGGAAGAGGAGTTGAGGGCTCTGGCTTCCTCTCCCTCCGTCTATGattcgctcgctcgctctctggCCCCGTCCATCTACGGAAGCGATGACCTGAAGAAAGCCATAGCTTGCCTTCTGTTTGGGGGCTCCAGAAAaag GTTGCCAGATGGTTTGACACGCAGGGGTGATATAAACTTGTTGATGTTGGGAGATCCAGGTACAGCCAAGTCACAGTTGCTGAAGTTTGTGGAGAGATGTTCTCCGATTGGG GTCTACACGTCTGGTAAGGGCAGCAGTGCAGCTGGTTTGACCGCCTCAGTGCTGCGAGACCCTCACACTCGTGGTTTCGTGATGGAGGGTGGAGCCATGGTGCTGGCTGATGGAGGAGTGGTCTGCATTGATGAGTTTGACAAG ATGAGAGAAGACGACAGGGTCGCCATCCATGAGGCCATGGAGCAGCAGACCATTTCTATTGCAAAG GCCGGCATCACCACCACTCTGAACTCTCGCTGCTCTGTGTTGGCCGCTGCCAACTCCGTGTTCGGCCGCTGGGATGATACCAAAGGAGAGGACAACATTGACTTCATGCCCACTATTCTGTCTCGATTTGACATGATCTTCATCATTAAAGACCATCACGACCAGCAGCGAGACATG ACTTTGGCCCGGCACGTGATGAACGTTCACCTGAGCGCTCAGACGCAGATGGAGGGTGTCGAGGGAGAGATAACTCTGGCCACGCTGAAGAAATACGTCGCCTACTGCAGAGC GAAATGTGGACCTCGTCTGTCTGCGGCGGCCGCAGAGAAACTGAAGAACAGATACGTGGTGATGAGGAGCGGAGCGAAGGAACACGAGAGAGAGACCGACAAACGTGTGTCCATCCCCATCACTGTCAG GCAGCTTGAGGCCGTGGTGCGCATTGCAGAGTCTCTGGCGAAGATGAAGCTGCAGCCCATCGCTGGAGAGGAAGAGGTGGACGAGGCTCTGAGACTCTTCCAGGTGTCCACGCTGGACGCAGCTATGTCCGGCAGTCTCTCCG GTGTTGAAGGGTTTACTACTCCGGCGGATCAGGAGCTGATCTCTCGCATAGAAAAGCAGCTGAAGAGACGCTTCGCCATCGGCTCCCAGGTGTCCGAACACAGCATCATACAGGACTTCACCAAACAG AAATATCCAGAACACGCCATTCACAAAGTCCTTCATCTGATGATGAGGAGGGGTGAAGTGCAGCACCGCATGCAGAGGAAGGTTCTCTACAGAGTCAAGTAG
- the ankrd54 gene encoding ankyrin repeat domain-containing protein 54: MEGSSPLVAAASDVALSGSEGEFTVANGAAVKDGEKREEEAPMEAAGAVGFSISRLDTLSALRLNRTRPAGDTELRYLHLLWQPGELLQAGRSSPGKMTSSRVRRLGRARRNMGPIGKDLHAVKRLREAANSNDIDTVRRLLEEDTDPCAADDKGRTALHFSSCNGNDSIVQLLLSYGADPNQRDSLGNTPLHLAACTNHVPVITTLLRGGARVDALDRAGRTPLHLARSKLNILQEGDSRSLETLRGEVTQIIQMLREYLNIMGQSEEREKLEHISNQLQNTCTREQVDEVTDLLASFTSLSIQMQNMGDR, translated from the exons ATGGAGGGGTCGAGCCCGCTTGTCGCAGCTGCGTCGGATGTCGCCCTGTCCGGTTCAGAGGGAGAATTCACGGTAGCGAACGGAGCTGCTGTGAAAGACGGCGAGAAACGGGAGGAAGAGGCGCCGATGGAGGCTGCAGGTGCGGTCGGGTTCAGTATCTCGCGCCTCGACACGCTGAGCGCGCTGAGACTCAACCGGACACGACCAGCGGGGGACACCGAGCTCCGGTACCTGCACTTGTTATGGCAGCCCGGTGAACTGCTGCAGGCGGGACGGAGCTCGCCGGGCAAAATGACCTCGAGCAGGGTGAGGCGGCTGGGAAGAGCTCGGAGGAACATGGGGCCCATCGGAAAAGACCTGCATG CTGTGAAGAGGCTCAGAGAAGCTGCCAACTCCAATGATATTGATACAG TTCGTAGATTGCTGGAAGAGGATACTGATCCTTGTGCTGCTGATGATAAGGGCAGAACAGCCTTACACTTCTCTTCCTGCAATGGCAATGACAGCATTG TTCAGTTGTTGCTAAGTTATGGTGCTGACCCGAACCAGAGAGACAGCCTCGGAAACACACCACTGCATCTGG CTGCCTGCACCAACCACGTGCCTGTCATCACAACCTTACTGCGGGGAG GTGCCCGTGTTGATGCTCTGGACCGTGCTGGAAGGACTCCTCTTCATCTTGCCCGCTCGAAGCTCAACATCTTACAAGAGGGAGACTCACGTAGCCTAGAAACCCTCAGAGGAGAGGTCACACAG ATTATTCAAATGCTGCGGGAGTATCTGAATATAATGGGACagagtgaagagagagagaaactggagCACATCTCAAACCAGCTGCAGAACACTTGCACCAGAGAACAG GTAGACGAGGTGACGGATTTACTGGCAAGCTTCACGTCTCTCAGTATTCAGATGCAGAATATGGGAGACCGGTAG